Below is a genomic region from Penaeus monodon isolate SGIC_2016 chromosome 33, NSTDA_Pmon_1, whole genome shotgun sequence.
GGGGGGGGCGGGTGTTTTTGCGCGGGGGAGTGGTTTCgcgggggggtgtttgggggcgcggggggggtgtggggggggggcgggggggtgcgTGGGCGGGGGGTGTTCGCGGGCCCGGGGGTGTGCGCGGGCGGGTGTGTGCGCGGGCGGGTGTGGGCGCGGGCGGGTGTGTGCGCGGGCGGGTGTGTGCGCGGGCGGGTGTGTGCGCGGGGCCGGGTGTGTgcgttggggggggtgtgtgcgcCGGGCGGGTGTTTGCCGGGCCCCGGGTGTGTGCGCGGGCCCGGGTGGTGTGCGCGGGCGGGGTTTTGTGCGCGGGCGGGTGTGTGCGCgggcgggtgtgtgcgtgtgtatgggcgTGCGTCATccggagagaagaggggaggaggcagaggaggggaggggaggggaggggaaggggaggagggaaaaggggggagggaaaagggggggaggggggggtggggagaggggggaaaaggaaaaggggggaaaaggggggaggggaggggaggggatttgggggggtggggggggggagggggggggggggagggggggaagggaaaagggaagggggggagggggggaaagggggaggagggaggggaagggggaaggggggggtgggggggcgaaaACCGCTAAAGGGTCCCGCTTGGAAATTTCCCTGTTTTGGGGCCCGCCATTCCCCCCAGAGGCCcaatttattctctctccctcgggttttttttctattgctggGGCGGGGCAACAGggcgggagaaagaaaaggggaaaaaaaacacataaaaatatatatattattttctctcgttataCTCCTCTTTATCGACTNNNNNNNNNNNNNNNNNNNNNNNNNCCACTACCCNNNNNNNNNNNNNNNNNNNNNNNNNNNNNNNNNNNNNNNNNNNNNNNNNNNNNNNNNNNNNNNNNNNNNNNNNNNNNNNNCTTTTAATTTCTCTGGGCATTTAAAACACCCTTCTTGGCCCTTCACCTTGCCTCCTTAACCTCATTCTTTGACCCTNNNNNNNNNNNNNNNNNNNNNNNNNNNNNNNNNNNNNNNNNNNNNNNNNNNNNNNNNNNNNNNNNNNNNNNNNNNNNNNNNNNNNNNNNNNNNNNNNNNNNNNNNNNNNNNNNNNNNNNNNNNNNNNNNNNNNNNNNNNNNNNNNNNNNNNNNNNNNNNNNNNNNNNNNNNNNNNNNNNNNNNNNNNNNNNNNNNNNNNNNNNNNNNNNNNNNNNNNNNNNNNNNNNNNNNNNNNNNNNNNNNNNNNNNNNNNNNNNNNNNNNNNNNNNNNNNNNNNNNNNNNNNNNNNNNNNNNNNNNNNNNNNNNNNNNNNNNNNNNNNNNNNNNNNNNNNNNNNNNNNNNNNNNNNNNNNNNNNNNNNNNNNNNNNNNNNNNNNNNNNNNNNNNNNNNNNNNNNNNNNNNNNNNNNNNNNNATTCGCCCTTACCACACTTATCCTTCGCACTTAACCTACTTAACACTTCATCGCNNNNNNNNNNNNNNNNNNNNNNNNNNNNNNNNNNNNNNNNNNNNNNNNNNNNNNNNNNNNNNNNNNNNNNNNNNNNNNNNNNNNNNNNNNNNNNNNNNNNNNNNNNNNNNNNNNNNNNNNNNNNNNNNNNNNNNNNNNNNNNNNNNNNNNNNNNNNNNNNNNNNNNNNNNNNNNNNNNNNNNNNNNNNNNNNNNNNNNNNNNNNNNNNNNNNNNNNNNNNNNNNNNNNNNNNNNNNNNNNNNNNNNNNNNNNNNNNNNNNNNNNNNNNNNNNNNNNNNNNNNNNNNNNNNNNNNNNNNNNNNNNNNNNNNNNNNNNNNNNNNNNNNNNNNNNNNNNNNNNNNNNNNNNNNNNNNNNNNNNNNNNNNNNNNNNNNNNNNNNNNNNNNNNNNNNNNNNNNNNNNNNNNNNNNNNNNNNNNNNNNNNNNNNNNNNNNNNNNNNNNNNNNNNNNNNNNNNNNNNNNNNNNNNNNNNNNNNNNNNNNNNNNNNNNNNNNNNNNNNNNNNNNNNNNNNNNNNNNNNNNNNNNNNNNNNNNNNNNNNNNNNNNNNNNNNNNNNNNNNNNNNNNNNNNNNNNNNNNNNNNNNNNNNNNNNNNNNNNNNNNNNNNNNNNNNNNNNNNNNNNAGCCCTTTTCTNNNNNNNNNNNNNNNNNNNNNNNNNNNNNNNNNNNNNNNNNNNNNNNNTTCCGGTTGACCATCGCCTAAGGGAGTGACTANNNNNNNNNNNNNNNNNNNNNNNNNNNNNNNNNNNNNNNNNNNTTCTCTCCATTGTTCGAAGAGCGAAAGTGAGAGAGCGTCGCCAGGTGTCCGAAGATTTATGCTAATGGGGTCACGAGAGAACAGGTGTTCCGCTAAAGTGAAgaggtgatgataataagcataatgtcTACGCTCTCAAAGTNNNNNNNNNNNNNNNNNNNNNNNNNNNNNNNNNNNNNNNNNNNNNNNNNNNNNNNNNNNNNNNNNNNNNNNNNNNNNNNNNNNNNNNNNNNNNNNNNNNNNNNNNNNNNNNNNNNNNNNNNNNNNNNNNNNNNNNNNNNNNNNNNNNNNATGAAAAATGTCTCTCTAAAACGAAAGATTAATTTCCCAAAATGGAAGAGCACTTTGNNNNNNNNNNNNNNNNNNNNNNNNNNNNNNNNNNNNNNACACAGGCAGATGGTAACCCTAAAACTACTTCAGATCATATACTGAAGGGGCCCTTCAGGTTCTGGNNNNNNNNNNNNNNNNNNNNNNNNNNNNNNNNNNNNNNNNNNNNNNNNNNNNNNNNNNNNNNNNNNNNNNNNNNNNNNNNNNNNNNNNNNNNNNNNNNNNNNNNNNNNNNNNNNNNNNNNNNNNNNNNNNNNNNNNNNNNNNNNNNNNNNNNNNNNNNNNNNNNNNNNNNNNNNNNNNNNNNNNNNNNNNNNNNNNNNNNNNNNNNNNNNNNNNNNNNNNNNNNNNNNNNNNNNNNNNNNNNNNNNNNNNNNNNNNNNNNNNNNNNNNNNNNNNNNNNNCATAAAAAAAACNNNNNNNNNNNNNNNNNNNNNNNNNNNNNNNNNNNNNNNNNNNNNNNNNNNNNNNNNNNNNNNNNNNNNNNNNNNNNNNNNNNNNNNNNNNNNNNNNNNNAAGGCTTCAGTTACCAACAACAGATAAATAATGCATATTAATTAACACAACACAACCNNNNNNNNNNNNNNNNNNNNNNNNNNNNNNNNNNNNNNNNNNNNNNNNNNNNNNNNNNNNNNNNNNNNNNNNNNNNNNNNNNNNNNNNNNNNNNNNNNNNNNNNNNNNNNNNNNNNNNNNNNNNNNNNNNNNNNNNNNNNNNNNNNNNNNNNNNNNNNNNNNNNNNNNNNNNNNNNNNNNNNNNNNNNNNNNNNNNNNNNNNNNNNNNNNNNNNNNNNNNNNNNNNNNNNNNNNNNNNNNNNNNNNNNNNNNNNNNNNNNNNNNNNNNNNNNNNNNNNNNNNNNNNNNNNNNNNNNNNNNNNNNNNNNNNNNNNNNNNNNNNNNNNNNNNNNNNNNNNNNNNNNNNNNNNNNNNNNNNNNNNNNNNNNNNNNNNNNNNNNNNNNNNNNNNNNNNNNNNNNNNNNNNNNNNNNNNNNNNNNNNNNNNNNNNNNNNNNNNNNNNNNNNNNNNNNNNNNNNNNNNNNNNNNNNNNNNNNNNNNNNNNNNNNNNNNNNNNNNNNNNNNNNNNNNNNNNNNNNNNNNNNNNNNNNNNNNNNNNNNNNNNNNNNNNNNNNNNNNNNNNNNNNNNNNNNNNNNNNNNNNNNNNNNNNNNNNNNNNNNNNNNNNNNNNNNNNNNNNNNNNNNNNNNNNNNNNNNNNNNNNNNNNNNNNNNNNNNNNNNNNNNNNNNNNNNNNNNNNNNNNNNNNNNNNNNNNNNNNNNNNNNNNNNNNNNNNNNNNNNNNNNNNNNNNNNNNNNNNNNNNNNNNNNNNNNNNNNNNNNNNNNNNNNNNNNNNNNNNNNNNNNNNNNNNNNNNNNNNNNNNNNNNNNNNNNNNNNNNNNNNNNNNNNNNNNNNNNNNNNNNNNNNNNNNNNNNNNNNNNNNNNNNNNNNNNNNNNNNNNNNNNNNNNNNNNNNNNNNNNNNNNNNNNNNNNNNNNNNNNNNNNNNNNNNNNNNNNNNNNNNNNNNNNNNNNNNNNNNNNNNNNNNNNNNNNNNNNNNNNNNNNNNNNNNNNNNNNNNNNNNNNNNNNNNNNNNNNNNNNNNNNNNNNNNNNNNNNNNNNNNNNNNNNNNNNNNNNNNNNNNNNNNNNNNNNNNNNNNNNNNNNNNNNNNNNNNNNNNNNNNNNNNNNNNNNNNNNNNNNNNNNNNNNNNNNNNNNNNNNNNNNNNNNNNNNNNNNNNNNNNNNNNNNNNNNNNNNNNNNNNNNNNNNNNNNNNNNNNNNNNNNNNNNNNNNNNNNNNNNNNNNNNNNNNNNNNNNNNNNNNNNNNNNNNNNNNNNNNNNNNNNNNNNNNNNNNNNNNNNNNNNNNNNNNNNNNNNNNNNNNNNNNNNNNNNNNNNNNNNNNNNNNNNNNNNNNNNNNNNNNNNNNNNNNNNNNNNNNNNNNNNNNNNNNNNNNNNNNNNNNNNNNNNNNNNNNNNNNNNNNNNNNNNNNNNNNNNNNNNNNNNNNNNNNNNNNNNNNNNNNNNNNNNNNNNNNNNNNNNNNNNNNNNNNNNNNNNNNNNNNNNNNNNNNNNNNNNNNNNNNNNNNNNNNNNNNNNNNNNNNNNNNNNNNNNNNNNNNNNNNNNNNNNNNNNNNNNNNNNNNNNNNNNNNNNNNNNNNNNNNNNNNNNNNNNNNNNNNNNNNNNNNNNNNNNNNNNNNNNNNNNNNNNNNNNNNNNNNNNNNNNNNNNNNNNNNNNNNNNNNNNNNNNNNNNNNNNNNNNNNNNNNNNNNNNNNNNNNNNNNNNNNNNNNNNNNNNNNNNNNNNNNNNNNNNNNNNNNNNNNNNNNNNNNNNNNNNNNNNNNNNNNNNNNNNNNNNNNNNNNNNNNNNNNNNNNNNNNNNNNNNNNNNNNNNNNNNNNNNAAATACGAGGACCAACACAAACGAACCCAGGAGTTATCTTCAGTAAAATGAAAACCGCGTCTCACCTTGTGATTGCAGTGGCAGGATTCATTAGCCTGATGGTGTGAATCCTGTAGTTGATGTCCCAGGCAAGAGGGTTTCCTGAAATCTGGAGGATCCGTAAGTGTGGTAAGGCACCGATGGGAGACAACACGTCGTTCATGCAGAGCACGTTGTCCCGAAGGTCGAGCTCCTCTATGTTGCTCATGTCGTGTAAGCCTNNNNNNNNNNNNNNNNNNNNNNNNNNNNNNNNNNNCAATTAATCtcttataatgtatgtattttttttttgtctttggaaaCACTCTTTAACATCAAGCCTATCTATCNNNNNNNNNNNNNNNNNNNNNNNNNNNNNNNNNNNNNNNNNNNNNNNNNNNNNNNNNNNNNNNNNNNNNNNNNNNNNNNNNNNNNNNNNNNNNNNNNNNNNNNNNNNNNNNNNNNNNNNNCAGTCTATGTGAGAATTATTGGATGATTTCAAATCATGTCATCTGTAACTGCTATCTCTAAGAGAGGACCAATTCCAAATCAGGAAGAAAATGNNNNNNNNNNNNNNNNNNNNNNNNNNNNNNNNNNNNNNNNNNNNNNNNNNNNNNNCAACACCATACCATCAGAATAAACCCTGCCATCATCTCCCCTNNNNNNNNNNNNNNNNNNNNNNNNNNNNNNAGCCCTCTACTCTTTTTCATCAACATTACAGACTTATTTCAAAAGCCAACTATACTTGCCACTTATGTGAGAAATCAGGTTATTATTTGCAATGAGTATGGAGAGCGAGTAGGTGGCAGTGGGGGACAGGCGAGGAAGAAGCCGCAGTCTGTTATGACTGATGTCCAGCATAGTCACTGTGGGCAGGTACTCCAGCGCTGAGGCATCCTCTAGCTCACAGTGACAAAGATCTAGTACCTAGGGAAAGACCGAGCAATTTATACATGCTGCAAAAAGACTGGTTGGGGGTTCTTGAGCCCCAAAAAAGTAAATCACCGATGTTCAATGACTGCATTCTTAGTGATGTCTTTTCTTACCTCGGGTTTGGGGAATAGTTTAAAGCTCGGGGCCAAGGTTTGGGAAGCATTGTAGCCCACCCGCCCCTGAACTGCTCCCCGGAAAATTCCCCACCCtgtcagaaaagaaataaatacNNNNNNNNNNNNNNNNNNNNNNNNNNNNNNNNNNNNNNNNNNNNNNNNNNNNNNNNNNNNNNNNNNNNNNNNNNNNNNNNNNNNNNNNNNNNNNNNNNNNNNNNNNNNNNNNNNNNNNNNNNNNNNNNNNNNNNNNNNNNNNNNNNNNNNNNNNNNNNNNNNNNNNNNNNNNNNNNNNNNNNNNNNNNNNNNNNNNNNNNNNNNNNNNNNNNNNNNNNNNNNNNNNNNNNNNNNNNNNNNNNNNNNNNNNNNNNNNNNTTCTTTACTGACAGGCTGGGGAATTTGCCTGGGAGCAGTTACAGGAGGCGGTGCTGGCTCACAATGCTCTCCATAGCCTTGACCAGAGCTTGAAGCTACTTCCAAGCCTGAGGGTAAGAAAAGCACATCACTAAGAATGCAGTCATTGAACATCTGTGTGATTTACTTTTTGGTGCTCAAGATAACCCTCAAACCAGCTCTTTTTGCAGCATGTCATAACATTGCTCTGTCTTTCCCTAGGTACTAGATCTTAGTCACTGTGAGCTAGAGGATGCCTCAGCGCTGGAGTACCTGCCCACAGTGACTATGCTGGACATCAGTCATAACAGACTGCGGCTTCTTCCTCGCCTGTCCCCCACTGCCACCTACTCGCTCTCCATACTCATTGCAAATAATAACCTGATTTCTCACATAAGTGGCAAGTATAGTTGGCTTTTGAAATAAGTCTGTAATGTTGATGAAAAGAGTAGAGGGNNNNNNNNNNNNNNNNNNNNNNNNNNNNNNNNNAGGGGAGATGATGGCAGGGTTTATTCTGATggtattgtgtgttgttattatttctatcattttgttCCTATAGAtatttgttactttaattatttttttacattttcttcctgATTTGGAATTGGTCCTCTCTTAGAGATAGCAGTTACAGATGACATGATTTGAAATCATCCAATAATTCTCACATAGACTGNNNNNNNNNNNNNNNNNNNNNNNNNNNNNNNNNNNNNNNNNNNNNNNNNNNNNNNNNNNNNNNNNNNNNNNNNNNNNNNNNNNNNNNNNNNNNNNNNNNNNNNNNNNNNNNNNNNNNNNNNNNNNNNNNNNNNNNNNNNNNNAGTGtttccaaagacaaaaaaaaaatacatacattataagaGATTAATTNNNNNNNNNNNNNNNNNNNNNNNNNNAGGCTTACACGACATGAGCAACATAGAGGAGCTCGACCTTCGGGACAACGTGCTCTGCATGAACGACGTGTTGTCTCCCATCGGTGCCTTACCACACTTACGGATCCTCCAGATTTCAGGAAACCCTCTTGCCTGGGACATCAACTACAGGATTCACACCATCAGGCTAATGAATCCTGCCACTGCCAATCACAAGGTGAGACGCGGTTTTCATTTTACTGAAGATAACTCCTGGGTTCGTTTTGTGTTGGTCCTCGTATTTTNNNNNNNNNNNNNNNNNNNNNNNNNNNNNNNNNNNNNNNNNNNNNNNNNNNNNNNNNNNNNNNNNNNNNNNNNNNNNNNNNNNNNNNNNNNNNNNNNNNNNNNNNNNNNNNNNNNNNNNNNNNNNNNNNNNNNNNNNNNNNNNNNNNNNNNNNNNNNNNNNNNNNNNNNNNNNNNNNNNNNNNNNNNNNNNNNNNNNNNNNNNNNNNNNNNNNNNNNNNNNNNNNNNNNNNNNNNNNNNNNNNNNNNNNNNNNNNNNNNNNNNNNNNNNNNNNNNNNNNNNNNNNNNNNNNNNNNNNNNNNNNNNNNNNNNNNNNNNNNNNNNNNNNNNNNNNNNNNNNNNNNNNNNNNNNNNNNNNNNNNNNNNNNNNNNNNNNNNNNNNNNNNNNNNNNNNNNNNNNNNNNNNNNNNNNNNNNNNNNNNNNNNNNNNNNNNNNNNNNNNNNNNNNNNNNNNNNNNNNNNNNNNNNNNNNNNNNNNNNNNNNNNNNNNNNNNNNNNNNNNNNNNNNNNNNNNNNNNNNNNNNNNNNNNNNNNNNNNNNNNNNNNNNNNNNNNNNNNNNNNNNNNNNNNNNNNNNNNNNNNNNNNNNNNNNNNNNNNNNNNNNNNNNNNNNNNNNNNNNNNNNNNNNNNNNNNNNNNNNNNNNNNNNNNNNNNNNNNNNNNNNNNNNNNNNNNNNNNNNNNNNNNNNNNNNNNNNNNNNNNNNNNNNNNNNNNNNNNNNNNNNNNNNNNNNNNNNNNNNNNNNNNNNNNNNNNNNNNNNNNNNNNNNNNNNNNNNNNNNNNNNNNNNNNNNNNNNNNNNNNNNNNNNNNNNNNNNNNNNNNNNNNNNNNNNNNNNNNNNNNNNNNNNNNNNNNNNNNNNNNNNNNNNNNNNNNNNNNNNNNNNNNNNNNNNNNNNNNNNNNNNNNNNNNNNNNNNNNNNNNNNNNNNNNNNNNNNNNNNNNNNNNNNNNNNNNNNNNNNNNNNNNNNNNNNNNNNNNNNNNNNNNNNNNNNNNNNNNNNNNNNNNNNNNNNNNNNNNNNNNNNNNNNNNNNNNNNNNNNNNNNNNNNNNNNNNNNNNNNNNNNNNNNNNNNNNNNNNNNNNNNNNNNNNNNNNNNNNNNNNNNNNNNNNNNNNNNNNNNNNNNNNNNNNNNNNNNNNNNNNNNNNNNNNNNNNNNNNNNNNNNNNNNNNNNNNNNNNNNNNNNNNNNNNNNNNNNNNNNNNNNNNNNNNNNNNNNNNNNNNNNNNNNNNNNNNNNNNNNNNNNNNNNNNNNNNNNNNNNNNNNNNNNNNNNNNNNNNNNNNNNNNNNNNNNNNNNNNNNNNNNNNNNNNNNNNNNNNNNNNNNNNNNNNNNNNNNNNNNNNNNNNNNNNNNNNNNNNNNNNNNNNNNNNNNNNNNNNNNNNNNNNNNNNNNNNNNNNNNNNNNNNNNNNNNNNNNNNNNNNNNNNNNNNNNNNNNNNNNNNNNNNNNNNNNNNNNNNNNNNNNNNNNNNNNNNNNNNNNNNNNNNNNNNNNNNNNNNNNNNNNNNNNNNNNNNNNNNNNNNNNNNNNNNNNNNNNNNNNNNNNNNNNNNNNNNNNNNNNNNNNNNNNNNNNNNNNNNNNNNNNNNNNNNNNNNNNNNNNNNNNNNNNNNNNNNNNNNNNNNNNNNNNNNNNNNNNNNNNNNNNNNNNNNNNNNNNNNNNNNNNNNNNNNNNNNNNNNNNNNNNNNNNNNNNNNNNNNNNNNNNNNNNNNNNNNNNNNNNNNNNNNNNNNNNNNNNNNNNNNNNNNNNNNNNNNNNNNNNNNNNNNNNNNNNNNNNNNNNNNNNNNNNNNNNNNNNNNNNNNNNNNNNNNNNNNNNNNNNNNNNNNNNNNNNAAtttaattatgcattattatctgTTTGTTGGTAACTGAGCCTTATATTGTTTTCAGGTGCTTCTTGACAATGAGGCTTTCACAAATCTGGAGAGAGCGACTGTGGGGATAGAATCAGTCCCGGCCGGCTCTCCTACTCCCCCGAACTCCTCTCATCGCTCTTCTCGCTCTCATCCTTGTGTTCGCCGGTGCACCCATTCCTCACCACACCGGGCACGCCCTCCATGCCATTCCTCTCGCCCAACGACGCCTCAGATTCTATTCAGCCGGCCTCCACGGCTCTCAGCCAGCTAGCCTTGTCCACGAGTCAGTGTCGACGTCACTTAAAAGCTCAGGTCTGCACGCTGTTTGCTGCAAGTAGTGttctcctttgtctctttgtttctttttcttttccgtgcactttctttcttgttttgctaATGATCTATAACATAGCATTGGGCTAGTTTTTTCATTGTTtcccagaaaaaacaaaattacatttcACCGAACTGACTTGGAAAGATTTTCTTGGTCCAGGAAATGGTCAGACTCGCAGGAGATCCAGGAAGAAGGTGACGAGACACATTGACATCGCGGATCCAGACGAGCAGAGTGGGACAGTGAGAGTATCCAGGTGGCAGAAAACGACGGGTTTGATCGGCTGGGACCTGCACACGTGTCTCTGTTGGATGGTAGGTTCCTTTTCTAGACACAGGCAGGCCNNNNNNNNNNNNNNNNNNNGATATGAGTTCAGTGCTACACTCTGACTGACATCACAACAAAACTGCAAAGAGTTATTCTTTCATCAGGTGTGCCAGATCCTCCCCCACCAAGCTTGGCTATTGGTCACACTTTCCACCCGTGAGTGGCGACACAGTTTCCCAAGCCCTCTCCACCCTCACTCTCAAGCTGAAGTCAGGTAAAGAAAGTACAGTTTTTTGTCATGGAAAATTGCAGTATGTGAATTATTTGAGACTTTAAAGAAGACAAATTTCATCACGATTAGATATTAGAATACAGATATTAAAAGTGAGATTTGCATTCACAGAATTTTCATTTGtaaagtaattgcaataatgatgtgatatttGTGCACAGACCACTGCCTCTGAACAGTCTGACAAACTCTTAGAGGAAATTCTCCAATCAAAAACCCAGCCAGGGATTCAAGGGTCTTCCAGTGAGGATGTTCCAGAGTCTACAGAAAACAGTCTCAAGCTGCCGACCGCATCAGCAGGCAACCAAAGAATTACCACAGAAGGCAAAGCAGTAGGTGTTGCAGACGCACACGGAAAAGACTGTGTGGATGTGGCCTTGAGTCAAGtcacaggagaggaagagaatctTGTCGATGAAAGAAAGACAACCAGAGCATAGGGTCGGGTCTGGAGTCCAGCTTCTACCGAGGCAGTGCCACCTTCTCGAGGCATTCGTCAGAAGATTTGACACCGCCTCATAGTGATAGTGAAGGTGAGTGAACAGAGATGGAAAttaagattttctttctttctttttgaactAATTTTAGATCATTGATATAAGAGAAGAGATTGACTGAGGAAGTATTCAAGACATAGATCTAcgactttgtttctttgtttcattaAATTGACTCCTCTCCTATCTTAACAGAAGAGAGAATTTACAAATGATACTGTTTtcgaatgatgaaaatgttatgtTCTAATTCTcgtgtaaaatatattttgtaaaacagATGAGAAGGATGAAGTTCAGTTAATCCTAgcaaaagggagatggagacgtCAGATGAAGGGAACCAGCAAAAGCCACgatgaaggagagacagaggacagtgggaaggaggaggattctTCTCTGCAAGATGTCATCCTGGCCATCACATCGTCACACTTCAAGGAGAAGCACAATTTCACAGCCAGGACGTTGTACAAGGTGGGTTTTTGTACCTCCTGAGGTTGAGAAGGCAAGAGGAACTATATTTGTGTCTGCCACAAATTTAGGTATGCATTGGCTACAGATTTCTTATAGCCAGTCATTTTGTGGTCCAAACATTCTTGCATTGGCGGTACAGAAGGCAAGGGAAAACGAGTAGATATGAGAAGGCATCATTGGTGAAAACATGGTCAGTCATAGACTCAGTTGTTGGATGTGTTATAATGTGGTATCTCTCAAGGAAATATTTCATTCAGTCTGTCCTATTGTTACTCTGTTATNNNNNNNNNNNNNNNNNNNNNNNNNNNNNNNNNNNNNNNNNNNNNNNNNNNNNNNNNNNNTGTGGTGTCTGTTagatatcgtttttactgtataGGGATCTGTATATTGAGAAggtcatatatgtatgaatgtttacaGTGCAGTGTAATGAcagcatttttaatatattgcttTTAAACATTGTCAATACAGCAAACATCAAAAGCTATCATGAACTCAGTTTTGTCAATGTTTACTCCGTCTGTTTGCTATTTAGAGTAATATGATAAATCAAACATCAACTATTTAGAGTAATATGATAAAACATCCAGCTTCTCTAGTAGCCCAGAGCAAGAACTCATTCCATAAACTGCTTACTAATTCCCATTTCCTGTCTTTATGCAGTGGGAACTTCTTTGTATTGAGAGTATGGAGCTGTTATCAACGTCACCTCACAAGATACTTATTACATTTAGTACAATAAGACCAGCGTATAAGACAAGAACATATGTACTGGATCCAGCAGATTACCAGGCAAGTAGTGGAGACAGAATAAGTGGCGATTTCTGTGTCTTTTCTAAAATTTCATATGTGAGAAGAGATGATATTAACCGGAAATAATGTAATGTTTCAAGAATGTAAGACTCAGGATAAAAGAATGTTAAGAGAAAAGgcttagttatattttttttgcaaatattaatattcaaaaatgGTGATATTAACCAAAAAAGTTGTTATATTGATTAGTGATAAAACAGTAATGGTACGGTTGTATTTTCTCTCCTGTGATGTTTTCATCATTAGAAATACAGAGATGTACCCATTGGTGTTAGTTAAGTTTTCATATTAAATTAGTGATACTTGCAAGAAATGCGGGAAAAACTTTACTTGCATGCGTGGATGTTTTTATGAACGAAAATCTGGATTTTGCAGAGTTTGGCGGCAGTACTTACACCAATCCTGGAGAGGAACACCTTTCAGGAGGTGCTCCACTCGGCCATGAAGTGCGTCAAGTGCGAGACTCAGTTCTCACGGGATCTCGCCCAGCAATGTGAGGGTAAGGTGGAGGACCNNNNNNNNNNNNNNNNNNNNNNNNNNNNNNNNNNNNNNNNNNNNNNNNNNNNNNNNNNNNNNNNNNNNNNNNNNNNNNNNNNNNNNNNNNNNNNNNNNNNNNNNNNNNNNNATTGTTAGTTTTCATTATCagagatacaaatataaatcTGTTTTATTCCCAGTATTATGTAGTTGATTATAACTGAGGATGAGCTATGTATTATGTaggatatatgtttttatatagcatatattttacaATTCCACAATCCAACAGGTACCCTCAAATGCCTAACTGTGGCGGAGGAGTGGTGTGAGAGCAGAGAATGTTGACCATCCCAACACTGCCTTTCGTGTGCAAGACGGACCTAG
It encodes:
- the LOC119594334 gene encoding geranylgeranyl transferase type-2 subunit alpha-like, whose amino-acid sequence is MQSLNIDLCHCELEDASALEYLPTVTMLDISHNRLRLLPRLSPTATYSLSILIANNNLISHISGLHDMSNIEELDLRDNVLCMNDVLSPIGALPHLRILQISGNPLAWDINYRIHTIRLMNPATAITSAKWCQAHFSSDFPSPTPEFKMTEHGAEGMSPWKILASGPNREEALKF